A stretch of DNA from Candidatus Bathyarchaeia archaeon:
TTCTTCTGTTTTTCATGATGAAATTATAGCTCATAGGCTTGGATTAATCCCTTTGAAGACAGACCTTGACGGCTACAATCTTCCAGATGAATGCTCGTGTAAAAGTGAGTTTGGATGTAACTTATGCAGAGTTACGCTCACATTGGATAGAGAGGCAAAGGAAGGAACAGTGACCGTTTATTCTGGAGAGCTTGTTTCTGAAAACCCAAATATTGTTCCTGTAAGCGACAAAATCCCAATAGTTAAGCTTGCAAAGGGACAAAAGTTGAGGCTTGAGGCTTATGCAAGGCTTGGGAAAGGAAAGAACCACGCCAAGTGGCAGCCTGTTTCTCTGTGCTCATACAAGTATCTACCACAAATAAAGATAAACAGTGAAAGCTGTGACACCTGCGGGAAGTGTATGGAAATATGCCCGAGAAAGGTTCTGGCAAAGCGTGAAGGTAAAATAGAAATTCGCAACTTGCTGGCTTGCACTCTATGCCGAGACTGCGTGGATGTTTGCCCAAGACAACCGCCAGCAATAGAGGTCAGCTGGGAGAAAAATGCCTTCATATTCAGCATCGAATCAACTGGTGTGTTACCGCCAGAAAGAATTGTGGTAGAAGCCGTAAAAATTTTGGATAAAGACCTTAAAGAGCTTGCAAAACAGATTGAGGTGCAAAGGGCTTGAAGAGGATTAAGGCAACAAATCCAGAGCTTATTGAAACTATTCGCTTTTTGAAAAAGCAGAGCAGAGAAAATAAGGCGAAAATCTGGAAGAGCATAGCTGAGCTCTTGGCAAAATCCAGAAGAAAGCGTATAGCCGTAAACATTAGCCGCTTAAACAGATACACGAATAAAAACGAAACAGTGGTTGTTCCCGGCAAAGTGCTGGGCGCCGGCGAAATAGACCATCCAATAACAGTTGCAGCCTTCTCATTTTCACAGAAAGCAAAGGAAAAAATAAGTAAAGCGCGGGGAAAATGCCTATCCATAATTGAGCTTGTCAAGAAAAATCCTAAGGGTTCAAACGTTAAGATTATAGGGTGAAAAAATGCAGCTAGAAAGCGATTATAAAGTCATTAATGCTGATGGGCTTATCCTTGGGAGAATGGCAAGCGTAATTGCCAAACGCCTACTGAAGGGCGAAAAAATAGCCGTTGTAAATGCGGAAAAAGCCATAATATCTGGAAAAAAGAAAAGCAAAGTCAAAGAGGCAAAAGAGTTTCTTGAGGTTGGACACCCTGGGAAAGGACCAATGCATCCTAGGAGACCAGACAGAATCCTCAGAAGAACTGTTAGAGGCATGCTTCCATATAAGCAGCCGAAGGGCAAGCAAGCCTACAAAAGGCTTAGAGTTTTCATAGGCATTCCGGATGAATTGAAAAACAGAGAGATGGAAACCATAGAGGAAGCACAAGCCAAAAAGCTAACATGCCCATACTTTACACTAGGTGAACTTGCAAAGGAAATAGGTTGGAGTGGTGAATAAAATGCCAGCGAAAAAAGTTCTCGTGGTCAGCGGAAAGAGGAAAACTGCTGTGGCACGCGCTGTTGTCAAGCCTGGCATAGGGAGAATAAGAATCAACATGACACCACTGGAGATTTATCAGCCTGAAGTTGCCCGCCAAAAAATAATGGAGCCACTCATACAAGCCGGCGACGAGGTTTGGAAACAGCTAGATATAGACATTAAGGTTTCAGGAGGGGGTTACATGGGACAGGCGGAGGCAGCTAGAATGGCGATTGCAAACGCCCTACTAAAATGGACCAAGAGCACACAGTTGCGCACAGCATTCATTGAATATGATAGAACAATGGTTGTGGGCGATCCTAGAAGGAAAGAGCCTAAAAAGTTTGGCGGTCCCGGTGCAAGGGCAAGGGATCAGAAAAGCTATAGATGATTGGAGGTTGAAGCAGAATTGATTATACCTATAAGATGTTTCACATGCGGTAAGTTGATTGGTGATAAGTGGGAGGAGTTCGCAAGAAGGGTTAAGATGGGGGAAGATGCTGGCGACGTTTTGGATAGTTTGGGGATAAAGAGGTATTGTTGTAGGCGTATGTTACTTTCCCATGTTGAAATTATTGATGAGGTTTTACGATTCTATG
This window harbors:
- a CDS encoding DNA-directed RNA polymerase subunit N, which encodes MIIPIRCFTCGKLIGDKWEEFARRVKMGEDAGDVLDSLGIKRYCCRRMLLSHVEIIDEVLRFYEEAEKRREARMQYYQQ
- the rplM gene encoding 50S ribosomal protein L13, coding for MQLESDYKVINADGLILGRMASVIAKRLLKGEKIAVVNAEKAIISGKKKSKVKEAKEFLEVGHPGKGPMHPRRPDRILRRTVRGMLPYKQPKGKQAYKRLRVFIGIPDELKNREMETIEEAQAKKLTCPYFTLGELAKEIGWSGE
- a CDS encoding DNA-directed RNA polymerase subunit D, producing the protein MEVEVLERDDKNLRLLIRGVDTPFINALRRNVVAEVPCMAIDDVVIIENSSVFHDEIIAHRLGLIPLKTDLDGYNLPDECSCKSEFGCNLCRVTLTLDREAKEGTVTVYSGELVSENPNIVPVSDKIPIVKLAKGQKLRLEAYARLGKGKNHAKWQPVSLCSYKYLPQIKINSESCDTCGKCMEICPRKVLAKREGKIEIRNLLACTLCRDCVDVCPRQPPAIEVSWEKNAFIFSIESTGVLPPERIVVEAVKILDKDLKELAKQIEVQRA
- a CDS encoding 50S ribosomal protein L18e, which codes for MKRIKATNPELIETIRFLKKQSRENKAKIWKSIAELLAKSRRKRIAVNISRLNRYTNKNETVVVPGKVLGAGEIDHPITVAAFSFSQKAKEKISKARGKCLSIIELVKKNPKGSNVKIIG
- a CDS encoding 30S ribosomal protein S9, whose protein sequence is MPAKKVLVVSGKRKTAVARAVVKPGIGRIRINMTPLEIYQPEVARQKIMEPLIQAGDEVWKQLDIDIKVSGGGYMGQAEAARMAIANALLKWTKSTQLRTAFIEYDRTMVVGDPRRKEPKKFGGPGARARDQKSYR